In Dysidea avara chromosome 3, odDysAvar1.4, whole genome shotgun sequence, a single window of DNA contains:
- the LOC136251156 gene encoding uncharacterized protein produces MTAMLSVELSPICFSGFEFNSNSQVCECYHNQNFVRCNGDNAEIKVGYWIGTEERCDEYPEISLCPFCDFNNCRESTTYGGYYNLPRELDDQCRPHRTGVACGDCSSGYTLAYNAPDCVNERKCSWMLPLVIVLTILYWIVIVVGGCGLMHSKFQISLGHLYGLLYYYSVVDILLGSTSYIYDEVFQLIAVISSFAKLTPQIIGKLCFVKGLLYGDQQFINYIHVIAVSLILFGISRAAKYSRRIANFGKHFLVRAVCVLLLLSYTSLFSNPFQLWRTLATNEYDSSADPDDTRYLAYAIVAFLCVIVFGVGLPCLLILEPFLGRKINLIRIKPLLDQFQGSYKDKYRWFAAYYLICRVVIFTTMFVRGQGRLYYLQTACTVIAVIHTCIQPYKHRLLNLLDTIILLNMVLAVNMGTFPLDLP; encoded by the coding sequence ATGACAGCAATGTTGTCAGTGGAGTTGTCACCGATTTGCTTTAGTGGGTTTGAATTTAACTCCAACTCTCAAGTATGTGAATGCTATCATAATCAAAATTTTGTCAGGTGTAATGGAGACAATGCTGAGATCAAAGTAGGATACTGGATTGGTACTGAAGAAAGGTGTGATGAATATCCAGAAATATCATTATGTCCTTTTTGTGACTTTAATAATTGCAGAGAAAGCACTACTTATGGTGGATATTATAATTTACCAAGAGAATTAGATGATCAGTGTAGACCACACAGGACAGGAGTAGCTTGTGGTGACTGTAGTTCAGGATATACTCTAGCATATAATGCTCCTGACTGTGTTAATGAGAGGAAGTGTTCTTGGATGTTACCATTGGTGATTGTGTTGACAATTCTGTATTGGATTGTAATAGTAGTGGGTGGGTGTGGCTTAATGCATTCCAAATTTCAAATATCTCTGGGACATTTGTATGGGTTACTTTATTATTATAGTGTGGTAGATATTTTGTTAGGTAGCACCTCATACATTTATGATGAAGTGTTCCAACTAATCGCAGTGATATCAAGTTTTGCCAAACTGACCCCACAGATTATAGGGAAACTGTGTTTTGTAAAAGGATTACTTTATGGTGATCAACAGTTTATCAATTACATTCATGTGATAGCTGTTTCACTTATACTATTTGGGATATCTAGAGCAGCTAAGTATTCAAGGAGGATAGcaaattttggcaaacattTTCTTGTGCGAGCTGTGTGTGTTCTACTGTTGCTGTCCTATACATCACTTTTTTCCAACCCTTTTCAGTTATGGAGAACACTTGCAACTAATGAATATGATTCTTCAGCCGACCCTGATGACACTAGATACTTGGCGTATGCCATTGTAGCATTTTTATGTGTTATAGTTTTTGGTGTAGGTTTACCTTGTTTGCTGATACTTGAACCATTCCTGGGAAGAAAGATTAATCTGATCAGAATCAAGCCATTACTAGATCAATTTCAAGGAAGCTACAAGGACAAGTATCGATGGTTTGCTGCTTATTATCTGATATGTCGAGTGGTGATTTTTACAACTATGTTTGTTCGTGGTCAAGGAAGACTGTACTATCTGCAGACAGCTTGCACTGTCATAGCAGTAATCCACACATGTATACAGCCATACAAACACAGGCTACTAAACTTATTAGacactataattttactaaatATGGTACTGGCGGTAAATATGGGTACTTTTCCATTGGACTTGCCATAG